A single genomic interval of Phocoena sinus isolate mPhoSin1 chromosome 15, mPhoSin1.pri, whole genome shotgun sequence harbors:
- the SNN gene encoding stannin yields the protein MSIMDHSPTTGVVTVIVILIAIAALGALILGCWCYLRLQRISQSEDEESIVGDGETKEPFLLVQYSAKGPCVERKAKLTPNGPEVHG from the coding sequence ATGTCCATCATGGACCACAGCCCCACCACCGGTGTGGTCACGGTTATCGTCATCCTCATCGCCATCGCTGCCCTGGGGGCCTTGATCCTGGGCTGCTGGTGCTACCTGCGGCTGCAGCGCATCAGCCAGTCAGAGGATGAGGAGAGCATCGTGGGGGATGGCGAGACCAAGGAGCCCTTCCTGCTGGTGCAGTACTCGGCCAAGGGACCGTGCGTGGAGAGGAAGGCCAAGCTGACCCCCAACGGCCCTGAAGTCCACGGCTGA
- the TXNDC11 gene encoding thioredoxin domain-containing protein 11 isoform X3, with protein sequence MKQFLLSFQILYTFLNIRACRGKHFMCDAFFHIKDYLGTVRFGVITNKHLAKLVSLVHSGSVYLHRHFNTSLVFPREVINYTAENIYKWALENRELLLRWLRPHGGKSLLLNNELKKGPALFVFIPFNPLAESHPLIDEITEVALEYNNCHGDQVVERLLQHLRRVDAPVFKSLAPEPPAQLPDPPLITESPCCNTVVLPQWHSISRTHNVCELCVNQTAGGLRPSSVGMPQCSFFEMAAALDSFYLKEQTFYHVASDSIECRNFLSFYSPFSYYTACCRTINRGVTGFIDSEQDVFETPTIAFSSLEKKCEVDTPSSVPHIEENRYLFPELDVDNTSFIGLSCRTNKTLNIYLLDSNLFWLYAERLGAPSTARVKGFAAIVDVKEESHYVLDPKQALMKFTLESFIQNFSVLYSPLKRHLIGSDSSQFPSQHLITEVTTDTFWEVVLQKQDVLLLYYAQWCGFCPALNHIFIQLARLLPADTFTVARIDVSQNDLPWEFMVDRLPTVLFFPCNRKDLSVKYPEDLPITLPNLLRFILHHSDPASAPQNLVNPPTKECLQREAVLQQGHISHLEREIQKLRAEISALQQAQGQVEARLSSARRDEQQLRRQQHTLERQHSLLQLHSEQLQALYEQKTRELEEVARKLQELADASENLLTENTWLKILVATMEQKLEGRGGAEDRAPLDEVRLDYHKPSGAPRLPASTPPPSNVSSTLASERSTENRTD encoded by the exons GTCTTTCCCAGGGAGGTCATCAACTACACAGCTGAGAACATCTATAAGTGGGCCTTAGAAAACCGAGAGCTGCTCCTTCGATGGCTGCGGCCACACGGCGGCAAGAGTCTCCTGCTGAACAATGAACTGAAGAAGGGACCAGCACTTTTTGTATTTATACCTTTTAATCCCTTAGCCGAAAGTCATCCTTTAATAGATGAG ATCACCGAAGTGGCCTTGGAGTACAACAACTGTCACGGGGACCAGGTGGTGGAGCGGCTCCTTCAGCACCTGCGGCGAGTGGACGCCCCGGTGTTCAAGTCTCTGGCGCCTGAGCCCCCGGCCCAGCTGCCGGACCCGCCGCTGATAACGGAGTCCCCCTGCTGCAACACCGTGGTGCTGCCCCAGTGGCACTCCATCTCCAGGACCCACAACGTGTGTGAACTGTGTGTCAACCAGACGGCCGGCGGCCTCAGGCCAAGCTCGGTCGGCATGCCCCAGTGCAGCTTTTTTGAGATGGCAGCAGCTCTGGATTCTTTCTACCTCAAGGAGCAGACCTTTTATCATGTGGCATCAGACAGCATAGAATGCAGGAATTTTCTAAGTTTCTATAGCCCTTTCAGCTACTACACTGCATGTTGCAGGACCATAAACAGGGGCGTGACAGGCTTCATTGATTCTGAACAAGATGTCTTTGAAACCCCGACCATTGCATTTTCTTCCCTTGAGAAGAAATGTGAGGTTGATACCCCAAGCTCCGTTCCTCACATTGAGGAGAACAGGTATCTCTTTCCTGAACTGGACGTGGATAACACAAGCTTCATAGGCCTGAGCTGCAGAACCAACAAGACCCTGAACATCTACCTTTTGGATTCCAATTTATTTTGGTTGTATGCAGAGAGGCTGGGTGCTCCGAGCACTGCTCGGGTGAAAGGATTTGCTGCAATTGTTGACGTGAAAGAAGAGTCTCATTATGTCTTGGATCCAAAACAAGCTCTTATGAAGTTCACCCTAG AGTCTTTCATTCAAAACTTCAGCGTTCTCTACAGTCCCTTGAAAAGGCATCTTATTGGAAGTGACTCTTCACAGTTCCCATCTCAGCATTTAATCACTGAAGTGACAACTGATACCTTTTGGGAAGTAGTCCTTCAAAAACAG GACGTGTTGCTGCTTTATTATGCACAGTGGTGCGGCTTCTGTCCAGCCCTCAATCACATCTTTATCCAGCTAGCTCGGCTCCTGCCCGCGGATACGTTCACTGTGGCAAG GATTGATGTATCTCAGAATGATCTTCCTTGGGAATTTATGGTTGACCGTCTTCCTACTGtcttattttttccctgtaacag aAAGGACCTAAGTGTGAAATACCCCGAAGACCTTCCCATCACCCTTCCAAATCTGCTGAGGTTCATTTTGCATCACTCAGACCCTGCTTCTGCCCCCCAGAACTTGGTTAACCCTCCTACCAAAGAGTGTCTTCAGAGAGAGGCCGTCCTGCAGCAGGGGCACATTTCCCATCTGGAGAGAGAGATCCAGAAGCTGAGGGCGGAGATCAGCGCCCTGCAGCAGGCGCAGGGGCAGGTGGAGGCCCGGCTCTCGAGCGCGCGTAGGGATGAGCAGCAGCTGCGGCGGCAGCAGCACACGCTGGAGAGGCAGCACAGCCTGCTCCAGCTGCACAGCGAGCAGCTGCAGGCCCTGTACGAGCAGAAAACCCGGGAGCTTGAGGAGGTGGCCCGCAAGCTCCAGGAGCTGGCCGATGCCTCGGAGAACCTCCTCACCGAGAACACGTGGCTCAAGATCCTGGTGGCCACCATGGAGCAGAAACtggagggcaggggcggggccgaAGACCGTGCTCCCCTGGATGAGGTGCGATTGGACTACCACAAGCCCTCGGGCGCCCCCCGGCTACCGGCCAGCACCCCTCCGCCTTCCAACGTCAGCTCCACGCTGGCCTCCGAAAGGAGCACTGAGAACAGGACAGACTAA